A DNA window from Arachis duranensis cultivar V14167 chromosome 3, aradu.V14167.gnm2.J7QH, whole genome shotgun sequence contains the following coding sequences:
- the LOC107478093 gene encoding uncharacterized protein At4g28440 → MATATAAVAAKRKPVFIKVDQLKPGTNGHTLTVKVVSSKPVKTVGTKGPRSSSSMLLSRPSRRPSRISECLIGDETGTVIFTARNEQVDVMNPGATLILRNAKIDMFKGSMRLAVDKWGRIEVTEPASFQVKEDNNLSLVEYELVNVVEE, encoded by the exons ATGGCAACAGCAACAGCAGCAGTAGCGGCAAAGAGGAAGCCAGTGTTCATAAAGGTTGACCAGCTGAAACCGGGAACCAACGGTCACACGTTGACCGTTAAAGTCGTTTCTTCGAAGCCAGTCAAGACTGTAGGAACTAAGGGACCTCGATCTTCTTCTTCCATGCTCCTCTCTCGCCCTTCCCGCCGCCCCTCTCGCATCTCCGAGTGCCTCATCGGAGACGAAACCGGCACCGTCATCTTCACCGCTCGTAACGAACAAG TGGACGTTATGAATCCAGGGGCGACGTTAATTCTGCGAAATGCAAAGATTGACATGTTCAAGGGATCCATGAGGCTAGCAGTTGATAAATGGGGGAGGATTGAGGTCACTGAACCGGCAAGCTTTCAAGTTAAAGAGGACAACAATCTTTCTTTAGTTGAATATGAACTGGTTAATGTAGTTGAGGAGTGA
- the LOC107478091 gene encoding protein NUCLEAR FUSION DEFECTIVE 6, mitochondrial isoform X5 encodes MATAAARSIFRSSSAARCAFRAAAEAKSSRSTFFRMASNKPLSQSTRRIPVELSFCVESMMPLHTATASALMNSMLAISRHRCGWIPEDL; translated from the exons ATGGCCACCGCCGCCGCCAGATCCATCTTCCGGTCATCCTCCGCAGCCCGCTGCGCCTTCCGCGCCGCGGCGGAAGCCAAATCCTCTCGCTCAACGTTCTTCCGCATGGCCTCCAATAAACCTCTCTCCCAATCCACTCGCAG GATCCCTGTTGAATTGAGTTTCTGTGTGGAATCGATGATGCCGCTCCACACTGCCACCGCCTCCGCTCTTATGAATTCAATGCTCGCAATTTCTCGCCACAGATGCGGTTGGATTCCTGAAG ATCTGTGA
- the LOC107478090 gene encoding 26S proteasome non-ATPase regulatory subunit 2 homolog A: MAPDPNRTAAGGGSGSGTSTANDEVVNKKKVENEDLSDEDLALKQQLELYVERVQDSDPALQKVALESMRQEIRTSTSSMTSVPKPLKFLRPHYGTLKAYYETMAESDLKKYLADILSVLALTMSAEGERESLKYRLLGSEGDIGSWGHEYVRNLAGEIAQEYAKRQSEEAPIDDLMELVQQIVAFHMKHNAEPEAVDLLMEVEDLDMLVDHVDKTSFKRTCLYLTSSAKYLPGPDDMLVLDIAYMTYQKFEEYPNALQIALFLDNLQYVRQVFTSCKDPQRRKQFCYILARHGITFELDDELVPEEDEKEILQEIINNTKLSEGYLTLARDIEVMEPKSPEDIYKAHLLDGRASAGASVDSARQNLAATFVNAFVNAGFGQDKLMTVPSDSSSSGSSGNWLFKNKEHGKTSAAASLGMILLWDVDSGLAQIDKYFHSNDNHVIAGALLGVGIVNCGIKNDCDPAMALLGDYTDKEDSSIRIGAIMGLGIAYAGSQNEQLRCKLAPILNDAKASLDVIAFTAISLGLIYVGSCNEEVAQAIIFALMDRSESELGEPLTRLLPLGLGLLYLGKQESVEATAEVSKTFNEKIRKYCDMTLLSCAYAGTGNVLKVQNLLGHCSQHLDKGETHQGPAVLGIAMVAMAEELGLEMAIRSLEHLLQYGEQNIRRAVPLALGLLCISNPKVNVMDTLSRLSHDTDLEVAMAAVISLGLIGAGTNNARIAGMLRNLSSYYYKDTSLLFCVRIAQGLVHLGKGLLTLNPYHSDRFLLSPTALAGLITMLHACLDMKAIVLGKYHYVLYFLVLAMQPRMLLTVDEDLRPLSVPVRVGQAVDVVGQAGRPKTITGFQTHSTPVLLAAGDRAELATEKYLPLSPILEGFVILKENPDYREE, translated from the exons ATGGCGCCCGATCCTAATCGCACCGCCGCAGGAGGTGGCAGTGGCAGCGGCACCAGCACCGCCAACGACGAGGTCGTGAACAAGAAGAAAGTCGAGAACGAAGATCTG TCCGATGAGGATTTGGCGTTGAAGCAGCAGCTAGAGTTGTACGTGGAGAGGGTTCAGGATTCCGACCCAGCTTTGCAAAAGGTTGCTCTTGAGAGCATGAG ACAAGAAATTCGTACTTCAACAAGCTCCATGACTTCGGTTCCCAAGCCGTTGAAGTTTCTTCGTCCACATTATGGAACCTTGAAGGCCTATTATGAGACAATGGCAGAGTCTGATTTGAAG AAGTACTTAGCTGACATATTATCAGTTCTGGCCCTTACTATGTCAGCTGAAGGGGAGAGA GAAAGCCTCAAGTACAGGTTACTGGGTTCAGAAGGTGATATTGGTTCTTGGGGCCACGAGTATGTTAG GAATCTGGCTGGAGAGATCGCCCAAGAGTATGCAAAACGACAG AGTGAAGAGGCTCCTATAGATGATCTCATGGAACTCGTACAACAAATAGTTGCTTTTCACATGAAG CATAATGCAGAACCTGAGGCTGTTGATCTTTTGATGGAG gTGGAAGACCTGGATATGTTGGTTGATCATGTTGACAAGACGAGTTTTAAGAGGACCTGCTTATATCTCACCAGTTCAGCTAA ATACCTTCCCGGACCAGATGACATGCTAGTGTTGGACATTGCATATATGACCTATCAAAAATTTGAGGAATATCCAAATGCACTCCAAATTGCATTGTTCTTGGATAACCTGCAG TATGTGAGACAGGTGTTTACCTCTTGCAAGGATCCGCAGCGAAGGAAGCAATTCTGTTACATACTTGCACGTCAT GGAATTACTTTTGAGCTTGATGATGAGTTAGTTCCGGAGGAGGATGAGAAAGAAATATTGCAGGAGATAATAAACAATACTAAGTTAAGTGAGGGATATCTGACTCTTGCTCGTGATATTGAAGTCATGGAGCCGAAGTCCCCTGAGGATATATACAAG GCACACTTGCTTGATGGCCGGGCTAGTGCTGGTGCAAGTGTCGATTCAGCTAGACAGAACCTTGCAGCTACTTTTGTAAATGCATTTGTAAATGCTGGTTTTGGTCAG GATAAGCTAATGACTGTCCCATCTGACTCTTCAAGTAGTGGTTCTTCTGGAAATTGgctttttaaaaataaggaaCATGGGAAGACTAGTGCCGCAGCTAGTTtg GGTATGATTTTACTCTGGGATGTTGACTCTGGACTTGCACAAATTGACAAGTACTTCCATAGCAATGATAACCACGTCATTGCTGGTGCATTATTGGGAGTTGGAATTGTCAATTGCGGTATCAAGAATGACTGTGATCCT GCTATGGCACTTCTAGGTGACTACACAGATAAAGAAGACTCATCAATTAGAATTGGTGCAATTATGGGATTAGGAATTGCTTATGCAGGCTCCCAGAATGAGCAG TTACGTTGCAAATTGGCACCTATATTGAATGATGCTAAAGCTTCACTTGATGTGATTGCTTTCACTGCTATTTCATTGGGCTTGATCTATGTGGGTTCTTGCAATGAGGAAGTCGCTCAAGCAATTATATTTGCACTGATGGATAGGAGCGAGTCTGAGTTAGGAGAGCCTCTTACAAGACTTTTacctcttggccttggtcttctATATCTTGGAAAGCAG GAAAGTGTGGAGGCGACTGCTGAAGTGTCGAAGacttttaatgaaaaaattagaAAGTATTGTGACATGACACTCCTATCATGTGCCTACGCTGGAACTGGGAATGTTCTCAAG GTTCAAAATCTCTTGGGTCATTGTTCACAACATCTTGATAAAGGTGAAACGCATCAAGGTCCTGCGGTGCTTGGAATAGCTATGGTAGCAATGGCTGAAGAATTAGGACTAGAGATGGCTATTCGATCATTAGAGCATCTTCTACAGTATGGGGAGCAAAATATCCGCCGAGCCGTTCCTCTGGCACTTGGTCTACTGTGTATATCGAATCCAAAG GTCAATGTTATGGATACCTTAAGCAGACTTAGCCATGATACTGATTTAGAAGTGGCAATG GCGGCAGTTATATCCTTGGGTCTGATTGGTGCTGGAACAAACAATGCCCGAATTGCTGGCATGCTTCGCAATCTTTCAAGCTATTACTACAAGGATACCAGCCTTCTATTTTGT GTGCGGATTGCACAAGGTCTTGTGCATCTGGGAAAGGGCTTATTGACACTTAATCCATATCATTCTGACCGTTTCTTATTATCACC GACAGCACTTGCTGGACTAATTACCATGTTGCATGCATGCCTTGATATGAAAGCTATTGTGCTTGGAAAATATCACTATGTTCTCTACTTCCTTGTTTTGGCAATGCAG CCGAGGATGTTGTTGACAGTGGACGAGGACTTGAGGCCTCTGTCAGTCCCTGTTAGGGTCGGTCAAGCAGTAGATGTGGTCGGACAAGCAGGTCGCCCAAAAACGATCACCGGTTTCCAGACTCACTCCACGCCTGTTCTTCTGGCTGCTGGGGATAGGGCAGAATTAGCAACAGAAAA ATATCTTCCCTTGTCGCCTATTCTCGAAGGTTTTGTTATATTGAAGGAGAATCCAGATTATAGGGAAGAATGA
- the LOC107478091 gene encoding protein NUCLEAR FUSION DEFECTIVE 6, mitochondrial isoform X1 codes for MATAAARSIFRSSSAARCAFRAAAEAKSSRSTFFRMASNKPLSQSTRRIPVELSFCVESMMPLHTATASALMNSMLAISRHRCGWIPEDCNDDM; via the exons ATGGCCACCGCCGCCGCCAGATCCATCTTCCGGTCATCCTCCGCAGCCCGCTGCGCCTTCCGCGCCGCGGCGGAAGCCAAATCCTCTCGCTCAACGTTCTTCCGCATGGCCTCCAATAAACCTCTCTCCCAATCCACTCGCAG GATCCCTGTTGAATTGAGTTTCTGTGTGGAATCGATGATGCCGCTCCACACTGCCACCGCCTCCGCTCTTATGAATTCAATGCTCGCAATTTCTCGCCACAGATGCGGTTGGATTCCTGAAG ATTGCAATGATGATATGTGA
- the LOC127745460 gene encoding uncharacterized protein LOC127745460, with product MALLKKLVWDCLNNSEKLLVQLGLHDALPTETFRFKQHLASSDMCKRCNKKQETMEHCQYCEGSKAIWHMLDPSIMNSTAVTDLEKRFRKALADNEASFSVGLWWSEVRGGQFRLARAEQFAETLEDCGLFDMGTIGRRFTWYRKVKGGVQVAKKLDRAVINQAWRLMFPKAYTEVLARFHSDHYLLFTRCKMAERATKGHRPFRFQAAWMTHPLFRNVVDTAWNRGALDVVKCLLEVQKDATSFNKKVFGNVFVKKGELERLLNDVQITLESREDQQLRIKEQVLHQELNAVLLQEELLWYQKSREQWMRCGDRNTKFFHLQTVIRRKRNKIHGLFLEDGSWATETTTLEMVANSFFQKLFSTREDIDLDAMGPFPCPSLSTEACQKLVEPVTSKEVKRAVMTMSSFKAPGPDRFQAIFYKEFWDSLSNDVCGLVKRAFEGEPMNAAIFDTLIVLIPKVEVPFSLREFRPISLCNVIYKIVTKVLVNRFRPFLSEIIGPLQGGFIPGRGTTENIIIAQEIMHFMRNTKSRKGTMAFKIDLEKAYDRLDWHFLEATLVRFGFLKATINLILNCVTSSSLAVLWNGNRLQNFNPKRGLRQGDPMSPYLFILCMEMLACFISHRVSQGLWNPVAISRNGPRLSHLMFADDLFLFCKASKAQVIEVMHCLDLFSRALGLKVNLYKSKAQCSKRVSERRKKVLSGVSNFQFCNDLGKYLGINIGHARASRKTAQEVLKYKYLRNQSGMNGNSRNSSSATWKNIVSAYEHLKEGLHWNIGDVHKSVWYDEWTPFGKLSNLVPYVHISESDFMVADLWKGVSWEVDSLTTPIPHEIKQFICSLRYPSSTELEPQWEWWLAATKKYSAREGYRWLLKKTLNWNANSNWNWLWNTNIPEKFKFTMWLGLHDALPTETFRFKRHLVFSDMCKRCNKVQETMEHCLRDCERSKAIWYMLDPSILDSTAGTALEEWFRKALANNEASFGAGLWWVWRHRCNDIFNTDNPWTDHKVVALARITAKDLQVCRNRNNAFRSL from the exons ATGGCGCTTCTGAAAAAGTTAGTATGGGATTGTCTAAATAATAGCGAAAAGTTGTTGGTGCAG CTTGGCTTACATGATGCTTTACCGACTGAGACCTTTCGATTCAAGCAGCATTTAGCTTCTTCAGATATGTGTAAGAGATGTAACAAGAAGCAGGAAACAATGGAGCATTGCCAATACTGTGAAGGATCAAAAGCAATTTGGCATATGTTAGATCCTAGTATCATGAACTCGACGGCTGTTACTGATCTTGAAAAGCGGTTTCGGAAGGCCTTGGCTGATAATGAGGCGTCTTTTAGTGTAGGACTTTGGTGG AGTGAAGTTAGAGGGGGGCAGTTTAGACTTGCCAGAGCAGAACAATTTGCAGAAACATTGGAGGATTGTGGGCTGTTTGATATGGGGACTATTGGGAGAAGATTCACTTGGTACAGGAAGGTAAAAGGTGGGGTGCAGGTGGCTAAGAAGCTTGATAGAGCAGTCATCAACCAGGCCTGGCGACTAATGTTTCCGAAGGCTTATACTGAGGTGCTGGCGCGCTTTCACTCTGATCATTACCTGTTGTTCACTAGGTGCAAGATGGCAGAGAGGGCTACCAAGGGCCATCGTCCGTTCAGATTCCAGGCTGCATGGATGACTCATCCTCTTTTTAGGAATGTTGTTGATACAGCTTGGAATAGAGGAGCTCTGGATGTAGTCAAATGTTTGTTGGAGGTTCAAAAAGATGCAACTAGCttcaataaaaaggtttttGGCAATGTTTTTGTTAAGAAAGGGGAGTTGGAGAGGCTTTTGAATGACGTTCAGATTACTCTGGAGAGTCGGGAGGATCAACAGCTTAGGATCAAAGAGCAAGTTTTGCATCAAGAACTGAATGCTGTCCTTCTTCAAGAAGAGCTGTTGTGGTATCAAAAATCTAGAGAACAATGGATGAGATGTGGAGacagaaatacaaaattttttcatcTGCAGACAGTTATCAGGAgaaagaggaacaaaattcatggGTTATTTTTGGAGGATGGGTCTTGGGCCACGGAGACTACGACTCTAGAAATGGTGGCAaattctttctttcaaaaactCTTTTCTACAAGGGAGGATATTGACCTGGACGCCATGGGGCCTTTTCCTTGCCCGTCTCTTAGTACTGAGGCTTGTCAGAAGTTAGTGGAACCGGTGACGTCTAAAGAGGTTAAAAGAGCTGTGATGACCATGAGTTCGTTTAAAGCTCCAGGGCCAGATAGATTTCAAGCAATTTTCTACAAAGAGTTCTGGGACTCTCTTAGCAACGATGTGTGTGGACTGGTCAAGCGAGCCTTTGAGGGTGAGCCAATGAATGCGGCTATTTTCGATACTCTCATTGTTCTAATTCCTAAAGTGGAAGTTCCCTTTTCCTTACGGGAGTTTCGGCCTATTAGCTTATGTaatgtaatttataaaattgtcaCAAAGGTTCTAGTTAACAGGTTCAGACCTTTCCTGTCAGAGATCATTGGTCCTTTGCAAGGAGGGTTCATTCCAGGAAGAGGAACCACAGAGAATATTATCATTGCTCAGGAGATTATGCACTTCATGAGGAACACCAAGTCTCGAAAAGGGACCATGGCATTCaagattgatttggaaaaagcttATGACAGGCTAGACTGGCATTTTTTGGAAGCTACTTTGGTCCGGTTTGGGTTTCTAAAGGCTACCATTAATCTTATATTGAATTGTGTGACTTCCTCTTCATTGGCAGTTTTGTGGAATGGGAACAGGCTCCAAAATTTCAATCCGAAGAGAGGGTTGAGGCAAGGAGATCCTATGTCTCCTTATCTATTTATACTTTGTATGGAAATGCTTGCCTGCTTTATCTCTCATAGAGTTTCCCAAGGTTTGTGGAACCCAGTTGCGATTTCTAGGAACGGACCACGACTCTCTCATTTGATGTTTGCAGatgatctttttcttttctgtaagGCATCAAAAGCTCAAGTAATAGAGGTCATGCATTGTTTGGACTTGTTTTCTAGAGCGTTAGGTTTAAAGGTAAATCTTTATAAGTCAAAGGCCCAGTGTTCCAAGAGAGTGTCGGAGAGGAGAAAAAAGGTTCTCTCAGGGGTCTCTAACTTTCAGTTCTGTAATGATTTGGGTAAATACCTGGGAATTAACATCGGTCATGCCAGAGCTTCCAGGAAGACGGCTCAGGAG GTTCTGAAGTATAAATATCTCAGGAATCAATCTGGTATGAACGGAAACAGTAGAAATTCTTCATCGGCTACCTGGAAGAACATTGTTAGTGCCTATGAGCATCTCAAGGAAGGGCTTCATTGGAATATTGGAGATGTCCACAAATCAGTTTGGTATGATGAGTGGACTCCTTTTGGTAAGCTTTCCAACCTTGTTCCTTATGTACATATTTCTGAATCAGATTTCATGGTAGCTGACTTGTGGAAAGGGGTGTCTTGGGAAGTTGATAGTCTTACCACGCCTATTCCGCATGAGATTAAGCAGTTTATTTGTAGTCTGAGATATCCTAGTTCGACTGAGTTGGAGCCACAGTGGGAGTGGTGGCTTGCAGCAACAAAAAAGTATAGTGCAAGGGAGGGTTACAGATGGTTATTAAAGAAAACATTAAATTGGAATGCCAATAGTAATTGGAACTGGTTGTGGAACACAAACATTCCAGAGAAGTTCAAATTTACTATGTGGCTTGGCTTACATGATGCTCTACCAACTGAGACATTTCGATTCAAGCGGCATTTAGTTTTTTCAGATATGTGTAAGAGATGTAATAAGGTGCAGGAGACTATGGAGCATTGCCTTAGAGACTGTGAACGATCAAAGGCAATTTGGTATATGTTGGATCCTAGTATCCTGGACTCGACGGCTGGTACTGCTCTTGAAGAGTGGTTTCGGAAGGCCTTAGCTAACAATGAGGCGTCCTTTGGTGCAGGACTTTGGTGGGTATGGAGACATAGGTGCAATGACATATTCAATACTGACAACCCTTGGACAGACCACAAGGTTGTTGCCTTGGCCAGAATTACCGCTAAGGATTTACAGGTTTGCAGGAATCGAAACAATGCCTTTAGGTCTCTCTGA
- the LOC107478091 gene encoding protein NUCLEAR FUSION DEFECTIVE 6, mitochondrial isoform X4, translated as MATAAARSIFRSSSAARCAFRAAAEAKSSRSTFFRMASNKPLSQSTRRIPVELSFCVESMMPLHTATASALMNSMLAISRHRCGWIPEGS; from the exons ATGGCCACCGCCGCCGCCAGATCCATCTTCCGGTCATCCTCCGCAGCCCGCTGCGCCTTCCGCGCCGCGGCGGAAGCCAAATCCTCTCGCTCAACGTTCTTCCGCATGGCCTCCAATAAACCTCTCTCCCAATCCACTCGCAG GATCCCTGTTGAATTGAGTTTCTGTGTGGAATCGATGATGCCGCTCCACACTGCCACCGCCTCCGCTCTTATGAATTCAATGCTCGCAATTTCTCGCCACAGATGCGGTTGGATTCCTGAAG GTAGCTAA
- the LOC107478204 gene encoding uncharacterized protein LOC107478204, whose amino-acid sequence METLPAFPFPHTFFDSDEFAPLPKKCHQDLTFNFKVNHDAEKLKEQEQDFSFPCFDILKETFVTSAFVTAEEIFDNGLIKPIFPVLHQSHMITAKNGDVISSPLRRFATRNGNVISSPLGLSPERFFVEQHCNVLPLASKSQGVPKQIICELSKKMTNLEVEVVEDSKKRRNKKSSISFLNLWRLRRHLKRQNYNDGKDGLTFPASTNKKTKAKGRKEKKRVSAHEQFYVMNRLNKESNKRRSFLPYKLQLCGLFASLRIFSGNLLSYTQS is encoded by the coding sequence ATGGAAACCCTTCCCGCATTCCCTTTTCCTCATACATTCTTTGATTCCGATGAATTTGCACCACTTCCTAAAAAATGCCATCAAGATTTAACATTCAATTTCAAAGTCAACCATGACGCTgaaaaacttaaagaacaagagcAAGATTTTAGTTTTCCATGCTTTGATATTCTAAAAGAGACATTTGTAACTTCCGCATTTGTAACTGCGGAAGAGATATTTGACAACGGTCTAATCAAACCGATCTTTCCCGTTCTCCACCAATCTCATATGATCACGGCGAAAAATGGTGATGTGATATCATCACCTCTCCGGCGATTCGCCACGAGAAACGGTAATGTGATATCATCACCTCTTGGGCTATCGCCGGAGAGGTTCTTTGTTGAGCAGCATTGCAATGTTCTTCCTTTAGCTTCTAAATCACAAGGAGTACCTAAACAAATAATCTGCGAGTTGTCGAAGAAAATGACGAATTTGGAGGTGGAAGTAGTCGAGGATTCGAAAAAGAGGCGCAATAAGAAGAGCTCGATTTCATTCTTAAATTTGTGGCGGCTACGCCGGCACCTGAAGCGTCAAAACTACAATGATGGGAAGGACGGTCTAACTTTTCCAGCATCAACGAATAAGAAAACAAAGGCAAAGGgaaggaaggaaaagaaaagagtatCAGCTCATGAACAATTTTACGTGATGAACAGACTTAATAAGGAGAGCAATAAACGAAGGTCTTTTCTTCCTTACAAACTGCAATTATGTGGATTATTTGCCAGCTTGAGAATATTTAGTGGGAACCTTCTTTCATATACCCAATCTTAG
- the LOC107478091 gene encoding protein NUCLEAR FUSION DEFECTIVE 6, mitochondrial isoform X2: MATAAARSIFRSSSAARCAFRAAAEAKSSRSTFFRMASNKPLSQSTRRIPVELSFCVESMMPLHTATASALMNSMLAISRHRCGWIPEGQMQTT; the protein is encoded by the exons ATGGCCACCGCCGCCGCCAGATCCATCTTCCGGTCATCCTCCGCAGCCCGCTGCGCCTTCCGCGCCGCGGCGGAAGCCAAATCCTCTCGCTCAACGTTCTTCCGCATGGCCTCCAATAAACCTCTCTCCCAATCCACTCGCAG GATCCCTGTTGAATTGAGTTTCTGTGTGGAATCGATGATGCCGCTCCACACTGCCACCGCCTCCGCTCTTATGAATTCAATGCTCGCAATTTCTCGCCACAGATGCGGTTGGATTCCTGAAG GCCAAATGCAGACTACTTGA
- the LOC107478091 gene encoding protein NUCLEAR FUSION DEFECTIVE 6, mitochondrial isoform X3, whose amino-acid sequence MATAAARSIFRSSSAARCAFRAAAEAKSSRSTFFRMASNKPLSQSTRRIPVELSFCVESMMPLHTATASALMNSMLAISRHRCGWIPEEGDGS is encoded by the exons ATGGCCACCGCCGCCGCCAGATCCATCTTCCGGTCATCCTCCGCAGCCCGCTGCGCCTTCCGCGCCGCGGCGGAAGCCAAATCCTCTCGCTCAACGTTCTTCCGCATGGCCTCCAATAAACCTCTCTCCCAATCCACTCGCAG GATCCCTGTTGAATTGAGTTTCTGTGTGGAATCGATGATGCCGCTCCACACTGCCACCGCCTCCGCTCTTATGAATTCAATGCTCGCAATTTCTCGCCACAGATGCGGTTGGATTCCTGAAG AAGGAGATGGGTCATGA